Proteins co-encoded in one Podarcis muralis chromosome 12, rPodMur119.hap1.1, whole genome shotgun sequence genomic window:
- the SLC4A7 gene encoding sodium bicarbonate cotransporter 3 isoform X20, with protein MNFMRKIPIGAEASNVLVGEVDFLERPIIAFVRLAPAVLLSGLTEVPVPTRFLFLLLGPAGKAPQYHEIGRSIATLMTDDVFHDVAYKAKDRNDLLSGIDEFLDQVTVLPPGEWDPSIRIEPPKSVPSQEKRKIPKFPNGAASPGESLEEGHHAGPELQRTGRLFGGLILDIKRKAPFFLSDFKDALSLQCLASILFLYCACMSPVITFGGLLGEATEGRISAIESLFGASLTGIAYSLFAGQPLTILGSTGPVLVFEKILFKFCKDYGLSYLSLRTSIGLWTAFLCILLVATDASSLVCYITRFTEEAFAALICIIFIYEALEKLFQLGETYEFNRHNDLNKLTFYSCVCAEPPDPTNETVAQWMTANKSVDTIPWSNLTVKQCTELHGVFVGSACGHHGPYFPDVLFWSVILFFTTFFLSSFLKQFKTKRYFPTKVRSTISDFAVFLTIVIMVLIDYLVGVPSPKLHVPEKFEPTRSDRGWLIDPLGPNPWWTLVIAAVPALLCTILIFMDQQITAVIINRKEHKLKKGGGYHLDLLMVGMMLGICSIMGLPWFVAATVLSISHVNSLKVESECSAPGEQPKFLGIREQRVTGLMIFVLMGLSVFMTSVLKFIPMPVLYGVFLYMGASSLKGIQFFDRIKLFGMPAKHQPDLIYLRYVPLWKVHVFTVVQLTCLVLLWAIKASAAAVVFPMMVLALVFIRKLLDLCFTKRELSWLDDLMPESKKKKEDDKKKKAKEEAERMFQTVDSETIHLPYDRGDVLEIPVKALKYSVDPSVVNISDEMAKTAQWKALSMNTENAKVTRSNLSSEKEECVKIDMENTPETKYVDAETSL; from the exons ATGAATTTTATGAGGAAGATTCCCATAGGTGCAGAGGCATCAAATGTGTTGGTGGGAGAAGTGGATTTTTTGGAGAGACCAATTATTGCTTTTGTGAGGCTGGCCCCCGCTGTACTTCTCTCAGGCCTTACAGAAGTTCCTGTTCCTACCCG attcctttttcttttgctgggTCCAGCAGGCAAAGCGCCCCAATACCATGAGATTGGTCGATCAATAGCAACACTTATGACAGATGAC GTTTTCCATGATGTTGCTTATAAAGCTAAAGACCGAAATGATCTGCTCTCTGGAATCGATGAATTTTTAGATCAAGTAACAGTTCTGCCTCCAGGAGAGTGGGATCCATCTATTCGAATTGAGCCACCCAAAAGTGTTCCTTCTCAG GAAAAACGGAAGATACCTAAATTTCCAAATGGAGCTGCTTCTCCAGGAGAGTCTCTTGAAGAAGGCCATCATGCTGGACCTGAACTACAGAGGACTGGAAG GCTTTTTGGTGGTTTGATACTTGACATCAAAAGGAAAGCACCTTTTTTCTTGAGTGACTTCAAGGATGCATTAAGTCTGCAGTGCCTGGCCTCGATTCTTTTCCTATACTGTGCCTGTATGTCTCCTGTAATCACTTTTGGAGGGCTCCTTGGAGAAGCTACAGAAGGCAGAATA AGTGCAATAGAATCTTTATTTGGAGCATCATTAACTGGGATTGCCTATTCACTATTTGCTGGGCAACCTCTGACAATATTGGGGAGCACTGGACCTGTCCTAGTATTTgagaaaatattatttaaattctGCAA GGACTATGGACTTTCTTATCTCTCTCTACGAACCAGCATTGGTCTGTGGACagcatttttatgcatattgttagTGGCAACTGATGCAAGCAGCCTTGTGTGTTACATCACTCGATTTACCGAGGAGGCTTTTGCTGCTCTTATTTGCATAATATTCATATATGAAGCACTGGAAAAGCTTTTTCAATTGGGAGAAACTTATGAATTCAACAGGCACAATGACCTGAATAAATTGACATTCTATTC ATGTGTGTGTGCAGAGCCTCCAGACCCCACCAATGAAACAGTAGCGCAGTGGATGACAGCCAACAAATCTGTGGATACTATACCATGGTCTAACCTCACAGTTAAA CAATGTACAGAACTTCACGGCGTGTTTGTTGGATCAGCCTGCGGCCACCATGGTCCATATTTCCCAGATGTTCTTTTTTGGTCCGTCATACTGTTCTTTACAAcgtttttcctttcctctttcctcaaGCAGTTCAAGACCAAACGCTATTTCCCCACTAAG GTGCGGTCTACAATAAGTGATTTTGCTGTATTTTTGACAATAGTgatcatggttctcattgattaTCTTGTTGGAGTTCCTTCTCCTAAACTTCATGTGCCTGAAAAATTTGAA CCCACACGAAGTGATCGAGGATGGCTCATAGATCCGCTAGGACCTAATCCTTGGTGGACGCTTGTAATAGCTGCAGTTCCTGCTTTACTCTGCACCATTCTTATTTTTATGGACCAGCAAATTACAGCAGTTATCATAAACAGGAAAGAACATAAACTCAAG AAAGGTGGTGGATATCATCTCGATCTGCTCATGGTTGGCATGATGTTAGGTATATGCTCAATTATGGGCTTGCCTTGGTTTGTGGCTGCAACTGTTCTTTCTATAAGTCATGTCAACAGTTTAAAAGTAGAATCCGAGTGTTCTGCTCCTGGGGAGCAGCCAAAGTTCCTGGGAATTCGTGAGCAGAGAGTGACAGGATTAATGATCTTTGTGTTGATGGGGCTGTCTGTATTTATGACATCTGTATTAAag TTTATTCCAATGCCCGTTTTATATGGTGTTTTTCTTTACATGGGAGCATCCTCACTAAAAGGCATCCAG TTTTTTGACCGTATCAAATTGTTTGGAATGCCGGCCAAACATCAGCCTGATTTGATCTATCTGCGTTACGTGCCGCTCTGGAAGGTTCATGTATTTACGGTAGTTCAACTCACCTGTCTCGTTCTTTTGTGGGCAATTAaagcatctgctgctgctgttgtttttcctatGATG GTTTTAGCTCTAGTTTTCATTCGCAAACTTTTGGATTTGTGTTTCACCAAACGGGAGCTCAGTTGGCTTGATGACCTTATGCCagaaagcaagaagaagaaggaagatgacaaaaagaaaaaagcaaaggaa GAAGCTGAACGAATGTTTCAGACAGTGGACAGTGAAACTATACACCTTCCATATGACAGAGGCGATGTGTTAGAGATTCCCGTGAAAGCTCTAAAATACAG CGTTGATCCTTCTGTTGTAAACATATCAGATGAAATGGCCAAAACTGCACAGTGGAAGGCTCTTTCCATGAACACAGAGAATGCCAAAGTAACAAGATCTAACTTGAG CTCTGAAAAAGAAGAGTGTGTGAAAATAGACATGGAAAATACTCCTGAAACAAAGTATGTAGATGCTGAAACCTCATTATAG
- the SLC4A7 gene encoding sodium bicarbonate cotransporter 3 isoform X14 — translation MDELCFREGEEYEWKETARWLKFEEDVEDGGDRWSKPYVATLSLHSLFELRSCILNGTVMLDMRASTLDEIADMVLDNMIASGHLDESMRDNVREALLKRHHHQNEKKFTNRIPLVRSFADIGKKHSDPLLLERNGEGLSASRHSLRAGLSASNISLRGENRLSLLLNYLLPGSPAVSRSATPLPTPQSTPPSSPRCGHKGTTNLPPAEHQGAELLVSPSSDDIPKVVIHPPEEDLEAQESEEKTTEDNSDIIPGLLASPQSAPGNLDIGKSGELKSSGTGGSRENSTVDFSKESASWHCSCGTLGVGLKRPAVDMNFMRKIPIGAEASNVLVGEVDFLERPIIAFVRLAPAVLLSGLTEVPVPTRFLFLLLGPAGKAPQYHEIGRSIATLMTDDVFHDVAYKAKDRNDLLSGIDEFLDQVTVLPPGEWDPSIRIEPPKSVPSQEKRKIPKFPNGAASPGESLEEGHHAGPELQRTGRLFGGLILDIKRKAPFFLSDFKDALSLQCLASILFLYCACMSPVITFGGLLGEATEGRISAIESLFGASLTGIAYSLFAGQPLTILGSTGPVLVFEKILFKFCKDYGLSYLSLRTSIGLWTAFLCILLVATDASSLVCYITRFTEEAFAALICIIFIYEALEKLFQLGETYEFNRHNDLNKLTFYSCVCAEPPDPTNETVAQWMTANKSVDTIPWSNLTVKQCTELHGVFVGSACGHHGPYFPDVLFWSVILFFTTFFLSSFLKQFKTKRYFPTKVRSTISDFAVFLTIVIMVLIDYLVGVPSPKLHVPEKFEPTRSDRGWLIDPLGPNPWWTLVIAAVPALLCTILIFMDQQITAVIINRKEHKLKKGGGYHLDLLMVGMMLGICSIMGLPWFVAATVLSISHVNSLKVESECSAPGEQPKFLGIREQRVTGLMIFVLMGLSVFMTSVLKFIPMPVLYGVFLYMGASSLKGIQFFDRIKLFGMPAKHQPDLIYLRYVPLWKVHVFTVVQLTCLVLLWAIKASAAAVVFPMMVLALVFIRKLLDLCFTKRELSWLDDLMPESKKKKEDDKKKKAKEEAERMFQTVDSETIHLPYDRGDVLEIPVKALKYSVDPSVVNISDEMAKTAQWKALSMNTENAKVTRSNLSSEKEECVKIDMENTPETKYVDAETSL, via the exons ATGGATGAACTTTGCTTTAGAGAAGGAGAAGAATATGAATGGAAAGAAACTGCCAG ATGGCTAAAATTTGAAGAAGATGTTGAAGATGGTGGTGATAGGTGGAGCAAACCTTATGTGGCTACCCTGTCTCTGCACAGTCTCTTTGAACTGAGAAGCTGTATCTTAAACGGGACAGTCATGTTGGATATGAGAGCCAGtacgctggatgaaatagcag ATATGGTATTGGATAACATGATAGCTTCTGGTCACCTGGATGAATCAATGAGAGACAATGTCAGAGAAGCTCTTCTGAAGAGGCACCATCATCAGAATGAAAAAAAATTCACTAATCGGATTCCCCTTGTCCGATCCTTTGCAGATATAGGCAAGAAACATTCTGACCCTCTCTTGCTTGAAAGAAATG GGGAAGGCCTTTCAGCCTCCCGCCACTCTTTACGAGCTGGTCTCTCTGCCTCAAATATTTCCCTGAGAGGAGAGAATCGCTTATCCCTTCTTCTCAATTACCTTCTTCCTGGATCTCCAGCCGTCTCAAGGAGCGCAACCCCTTTACCTACCCCACAAAGCACTCCACCTTCCAGTCCTAGGTGCGGTCACAAGGGAACCACAAATTTACCACCAGCTGAGCACCAGGGTGCTGAACTCCTAGTGTCTCCTTCTAGTGATGATATCCCCAAAGTAGTAATTCATCCACCTGAGGAGGATTTAGAAGCTCAGGAAAGCGAGGAGAAGACGACAGAGGATAATAGTGACATAATACCAG GACTTCTTGCATCACCACAATCTGCACCCGGTAATTTGGACATTGGAAAAAGTGGAGAACTTAAAAGCAGTGGAACAGGGGGGAGTAGAGAAAACAGCACTGTTGATTTCAGCAAG GAGTCTGCCTCCTGGCACTGTAGTTGTGGCACACTTGGTGTGGGACTCAAGAGGCCAGCT GTAGATATGAATTTTATGAGGAAGATTCCCATAGGTGCAGAGGCATCAAATGTGTTGGTGGGAGAAGTGGATTTTTTGGAGAGACCAATTATTGCTTTTGTGAGGCTGGCCCCCGCTGTACTTCTCTCAGGCCTTACAGAAGTTCCTGTTCCTACCCG attcctttttcttttgctgggTCCAGCAGGCAAAGCGCCCCAATACCATGAGATTGGTCGATCAATAGCAACACTTATGACAGATGAC GTTTTCCATGATGTTGCTTATAAAGCTAAAGACCGAAATGATCTGCTCTCTGGAATCGATGAATTTTTAGATCAAGTAACAGTTCTGCCTCCAGGAGAGTGGGATCCATCTATTCGAATTGAGCCACCCAAAAGTGTTCCTTCTCAG GAAAAACGGAAGATACCTAAATTTCCAAATGGAGCTGCTTCTCCAGGAGAGTCTCTTGAAGAAGGCCATCATGCTGGACCTGAACTACAGAGGACTGGAAG GCTTTTTGGTGGTTTGATACTTGACATCAAAAGGAAAGCACCTTTTTTCTTGAGTGACTTCAAGGATGCATTAAGTCTGCAGTGCCTGGCCTCGATTCTTTTCCTATACTGTGCCTGTATGTCTCCTGTAATCACTTTTGGAGGGCTCCTTGGAGAAGCTACAGAAGGCAGAATA AGTGCAATAGAATCTTTATTTGGAGCATCATTAACTGGGATTGCCTATTCACTATTTGCTGGGCAACCTCTGACAATATTGGGGAGCACTGGACCTGTCCTAGTATTTgagaaaatattatttaaattctGCAA GGACTATGGACTTTCTTATCTCTCTCTACGAACCAGCATTGGTCTGTGGACagcatttttatgcatattgttagTGGCAACTGATGCAAGCAGCCTTGTGTGTTACATCACTCGATTTACCGAGGAGGCTTTTGCTGCTCTTATTTGCATAATATTCATATATGAAGCACTGGAAAAGCTTTTTCAATTGGGAGAAACTTATGAATTCAACAGGCACAATGACCTGAATAAATTGACATTCTATTC ATGTGTGTGTGCAGAGCCTCCAGACCCCACCAATGAAACAGTAGCGCAGTGGATGACAGCCAACAAATCTGTGGATACTATACCATGGTCTAACCTCACAGTTAAA CAATGTACAGAACTTCACGGCGTGTTTGTTGGATCAGCCTGCGGCCACCATGGTCCATATTTCCCAGATGTTCTTTTTTGGTCCGTCATACTGTTCTTTACAAcgtttttcctttcctctttcctcaaGCAGTTCAAGACCAAACGCTATTTCCCCACTAAG GTGCGGTCTACAATAAGTGATTTTGCTGTATTTTTGACAATAGTgatcatggttctcattgattaTCTTGTTGGAGTTCCTTCTCCTAAACTTCATGTGCCTGAAAAATTTGAA CCCACACGAAGTGATCGAGGATGGCTCATAGATCCGCTAGGACCTAATCCTTGGTGGACGCTTGTAATAGCTGCAGTTCCTGCTTTACTCTGCACCATTCTTATTTTTATGGACCAGCAAATTACAGCAGTTATCATAAACAGGAAAGAACATAAACTCAAG AAAGGTGGTGGATATCATCTCGATCTGCTCATGGTTGGCATGATGTTAGGTATATGCTCAATTATGGGCTTGCCTTGGTTTGTGGCTGCAACTGTTCTTTCTATAAGTCATGTCAACAGTTTAAAAGTAGAATCCGAGTGTTCTGCTCCTGGGGAGCAGCCAAAGTTCCTGGGAATTCGTGAGCAGAGAGTGACAGGATTAATGATCTTTGTGTTGATGGGGCTGTCTGTATTTATGACATCTGTATTAAag TTTATTCCAATGCCCGTTTTATATGGTGTTTTTCTTTACATGGGAGCATCCTCACTAAAAGGCATCCAG TTTTTTGACCGTATCAAATTGTTTGGAATGCCGGCCAAACATCAGCCTGATTTGATCTATCTGCGTTACGTGCCGCTCTGGAAGGTTCATGTATTTACGGTAGTTCAACTCACCTGTCTCGTTCTTTTGTGGGCAATTAaagcatctgctgctgctgttgtttttcctatGATG GTTTTAGCTCTAGTTTTCATTCGCAAACTTTTGGATTTGTGTTTCACCAAACGGGAGCTCAGTTGGCTTGATGACCTTATGCCagaaagcaagaagaagaaggaagatgacaaaaagaaaaaagcaaaggaa GAAGCTGAACGAATGTTTCAGACAGTGGACAGTGAAACTATACACCTTCCATATGACAGAGGCGATGTGTTAGAGATTCCCGTGAAAGCTCTAAAATACAG CGTTGATCCTTCTGTTGTAAACATATCAGATGAAATGGCCAAAACTGCACAGTGGAAGGCTCTTTCCATGAACACAGAGAATGCCAAAGTAACAAGATCTAACTTGAG CTCTGAAAAAGAAGAGTGTGTGAAAATAGACATGGAAAATACTCCTGAAACAAAGTATGTAGATGCTGAAACCTCATTATAG
- the SLC4A7 gene encoding sodium bicarbonate cotransporter 3 isoform X1, with amino-acid sequence MEEERSGEQMRPLLTTITQGDGRSSFLKEGHDEEAVVDTGKISSTINTNFEKEELESHRAVYIGVHVPFGKQGRRRHRHRGHKHHRRRKEKETDKEDGRESPSYDTPSQRVQFILGTEDDDEEHIPHDLFTEMDELCFREGEEYEWKETARWLKFEEDVEDGGDRWSKPYVATLSLHSLFELRSCILNGTVMLDMRASTLDEIADMVLDNMIASGHLDESMRDNVREALLKRHHHQNEKKFTNRIPLVRSFADIGKKHSDPLLLERNGEGLSASRHSLRAGLSASNISLRGENRLSLLLNYLLPGSPAVSRSATPLPTPQSTPPSSPRCGHKGTTNLPPAEHQGAELLVSPSSDDIPKVVIHPPEEDLEAQESEEKTTEDNSDIIPGLLASPQSAPGNLDIGKSGELKSSGTGGSRENSTVDFSKESASWHCSCGTLGVGLKRPAVDMNFMRKIPIGAEASNVLVGEVDFLERPIIAFVRLAPAVLLSGLTEVPVPTRFLFLLLGPAGKAPQYHEIGRSIATLMTDDVFHDVAYKAKDRNDLLSGIDEFLDQVTVLPPGEWDPSIRIEPPKSVPSQEKRKIPKFPNGAASPGESLEEGHHAGPELQRTGRLFGGLILDIKRKAPFFLSDFKDALSLQCLASILFLYCACMSPVITFGGLLGEATEGRISAIESLFGASLTGIAYSLFAGQPLTILGSTGPVLVFEKILFKFCKDYGLSYLSLRTSIGLWTAFLCILLVATDASSLVCYITRFTEEAFAALICIIFIYEALEKLFQLGETYEFNRHNDLNKLTFYSCVCAEPPDPTNETVAQWMTANKSVDTIPWSNLTVKQCTELHGVFVGSACGHHGPYFPDVLFWSVILFFTTFFLSSFLKQFKTKRYFPTKVRSTISDFAVFLTIVIMVLIDYLVGVPSPKLHVPEKFEPTRSDRGWLIDPLGPNPWWTLVIAAVPALLCTILIFMDQQITAVIINRKEHKLKKGGGYHLDLLMVGMMLGICSIMGLPWFVAATVLSISHVNSLKVESECSAPGEQPKFLGIREQRVTGLMIFVLMGLSVFMTSVLKFIPMPVLYGVFLYMGASSLKGIQFFDRIKLFGMPAKHQPDLIYLRYVPLWKVHVFTVVQLTCLVLLWAIKASAAAVVFPMMVLALVFIRKLLDLCFTKRELSWLDDLMPESKKKKEDDKKKKAKEEAERMFQTVDSETIHLPYDRGDVLEIPVKALKYSVDPSVVNISDEMAKTAQWKALSMNTENAKVTRSNLSSEKEECVKIDMENTPETKYVDAETSL; translated from the exons ACACACCATCCCAGAGGGTACAATTTATCCTGGGTACCGAGGATGATGATGAAGAACACATTCCCCACGATCTATTCACTGAAATGGATGAACTTTGCTTTAGAGAAGGAGAAGAATATGAATGGAAAGAAACTGCCAG ATGGCTAAAATTTGAAGAAGATGTTGAAGATGGTGGTGATAGGTGGAGCAAACCTTATGTGGCTACCCTGTCTCTGCACAGTCTCTTTGAACTGAGAAGCTGTATCTTAAACGGGACAGTCATGTTGGATATGAGAGCCAGtacgctggatgaaatagcag ATATGGTATTGGATAACATGATAGCTTCTGGTCACCTGGATGAATCAATGAGAGACAATGTCAGAGAAGCTCTTCTGAAGAGGCACCATCATCAGAATGAAAAAAAATTCACTAATCGGATTCCCCTTGTCCGATCCTTTGCAGATATAGGCAAGAAACATTCTGACCCTCTCTTGCTTGAAAGAAATG GGGAAGGCCTTTCAGCCTCCCGCCACTCTTTACGAGCTGGTCTCTCTGCCTCAAATATTTCCCTGAGAGGAGAGAATCGCTTATCCCTTCTTCTCAATTACCTTCTTCCTGGATCTCCAGCCGTCTCAAGGAGCGCAACCCCTTTACCTACCCCACAAAGCACTCCACCTTCCAGTCCTAGGTGCGGTCACAAGGGAACCACAAATTTACCACCAGCTGAGCACCAGGGTGCTGAACTCCTAGTGTCTCCTTCTAGTGATGATATCCCCAAAGTAGTAATTCATCCACCTGAGGAGGATTTAGAAGCTCAGGAAAGCGAGGAGAAGACGACAGAGGATAATAGTGACATAATACCAG GACTTCTTGCATCACCACAATCTGCACCCGGTAATTTGGACATTGGAAAAAGTGGAGAACTTAAAAGCAGTGGAACAGGGGGGAGTAGAGAAAACAGCACTGTTGATTTCAGCAAG GAGTCTGCCTCCTGGCACTGTAGTTGTGGCACACTTGGTGTGGGACTCAAGAGGCCAGCT GTAGATATGAATTTTATGAGGAAGATTCCCATAGGTGCAGAGGCATCAAATGTGTTGGTGGGAGAAGTGGATTTTTTGGAGAGACCAATTATTGCTTTTGTGAGGCTGGCCCCCGCTGTACTTCTCTCAGGCCTTACAGAAGTTCCTGTTCCTACCCG attcctttttcttttgctgggTCCAGCAGGCAAAGCGCCCCAATACCATGAGATTGGTCGATCAATAGCAACACTTATGACAGATGAC GTTTTCCATGATGTTGCTTATAAAGCTAAAGACCGAAATGATCTGCTCTCTGGAATCGATGAATTTTTAGATCAAGTAACAGTTCTGCCTCCAGGAGAGTGGGATCCATCTATTCGAATTGAGCCACCCAAAAGTGTTCCTTCTCAG GAAAAACGGAAGATACCTAAATTTCCAAATGGAGCTGCTTCTCCAGGAGAGTCTCTTGAAGAAGGCCATCATGCTGGACCTGAACTACAGAGGACTGGAAG GCTTTTTGGTGGTTTGATACTTGACATCAAAAGGAAAGCACCTTTTTTCTTGAGTGACTTCAAGGATGCATTAAGTCTGCAGTGCCTGGCCTCGATTCTTTTCCTATACTGTGCCTGTATGTCTCCTGTAATCACTTTTGGAGGGCTCCTTGGAGAAGCTACAGAAGGCAGAATA AGTGCAATAGAATCTTTATTTGGAGCATCATTAACTGGGATTGCCTATTCACTATTTGCTGGGCAACCTCTGACAATATTGGGGAGCACTGGACCTGTCCTAGTATTTgagaaaatattatttaaattctGCAA GGACTATGGACTTTCTTATCTCTCTCTACGAACCAGCATTGGTCTGTGGACagcatttttatgcatattgttagTGGCAACTGATGCAAGCAGCCTTGTGTGTTACATCACTCGATTTACCGAGGAGGCTTTTGCTGCTCTTATTTGCATAATATTCATATATGAAGCACTGGAAAAGCTTTTTCAATTGGGAGAAACTTATGAATTCAACAGGCACAATGACCTGAATAAATTGACATTCTATTC ATGTGTGTGTGCAGAGCCTCCAGACCCCACCAATGAAACAGTAGCGCAGTGGATGACAGCCAACAAATCTGTGGATACTATACCATGGTCTAACCTCACAGTTAAA CAATGTACAGAACTTCACGGCGTGTTTGTTGGATCAGCCTGCGGCCACCATGGTCCATATTTCCCAGATGTTCTTTTTTGGTCCGTCATACTGTTCTTTACAAcgtttttcctttcctctttcctcaaGCAGTTCAAGACCAAACGCTATTTCCCCACTAAG GTGCGGTCTACAATAAGTGATTTTGCTGTATTTTTGACAATAGTgatcatggttctcattgattaTCTTGTTGGAGTTCCTTCTCCTAAACTTCATGTGCCTGAAAAATTTGAA CCCACACGAAGTGATCGAGGATGGCTCATAGATCCGCTAGGACCTAATCCTTGGTGGACGCTTGTAATAGCTGCAGTTCCTGCTTTACTCTGCACCATTCTTATTTTTATGGACCAGCAAATTACAGCAGTTATCATAAACAGGAAAGAACATAAACTCAAG AAAGGTGGTGGATATCATCTCGATCTGCTCATGGTTGGCATGATGTTAGGTATATGCTCAATTATGGGCTTGCCTTGGTTTGTGGCTGCAACTGTTCTTTCTATAAGTCATGTCAACAGTTTAAAAGTAGAATCCGAGTGTTCTGCTCCTGGGGAGCAGCCAAAGTTCCTGGGAATTCGTGAGCAGAGAGTGACAGGATTAATGATCTTTGTGTTGATGGGGCTGTCTGTATTTATGACATCTGTATTAAag TTTATTCCAATGCCCGTTTTATATGGTGTTTTTCTTTACATGGGAGCATCCTCACTAAAAGGCATCCAG TTTTTTGACCGTATCAAATTGTTTGGAATGCCGGCCAAACATCAGCCTGATTTGATCTATCTGCGTTACGTGCCGCTCTGGAAGGTTCATGTATTTACGGTAGTTCAACTCACCTGTCTCGTTCTTTTGTGGGCAATTAaagcatctgctgctgctgttgtttttcctatGATG GTTTTAGCTCTAGTTTTCATTCGCAAACTTTTGGATTTGTGTTTCACCAAACGGGAGCTCAGTTGGCTTGATGACCTTATGCCagaaagcaagaagaagaaggaagatgacaaaaagaaaaaagcaaaggaa GAAGCTGAACGAATGTTTCAGACAGTGGACAGTGAAACTATACACCTTCCATATGACAGAGGCGATGTGTTAGAGATTCCCGTGAAAGCTCTAAAATACAG CGTTGATCCTTCTGTTGTAAACATATCAGATGAAATGGCCAAAACTGCACAGTGGAAGGCTCTTTCCATGAACACAGAGAATGCCAAAGTAACAAGATCTAACTTGAG CTCTGAAAAAGAAGAGTGTGTGAAAATAGACATGGAAAATACTCCTGAAACAAAGTATGTAGATGCTGAAACCTCATTATAG